The Geoalkalibacter subterraneus genome contains the following window.
GATAAACCGCTCGAGCAGGGCCAGCACCTCAGCCGCCCCACCTTTTTCCGGGAAGACCCGACCGCCGCGTTCGACGGCCATTGACAGGCCGCGTTGCTCGAAAAAGTCAACGACATCCGATGGGCCGAACGCGAAAAGAGCCGTTAGAAACGGTCTGCCATCCGGATTGAGATGCTCGATGAATTTTCGCGGGTTCTCTTCACTACAGGTGACATTACAGCGCCCCTTGCCGGTGATCAGCAATTTCGCGCCGCACCGCTTATTCTTTTCCAGCAGCAGGACGCTCGCCCCCTCGAGTGCGGCGAAGCCCGCGGCAAACATGCCGGCCGGGCCGCCTCCGACCACGATGACATCATAGGTGTGCATGGAATTTTTCCTTGGATTCTTTGAGATATGGCGACTTGTGCTGCAGGCTCACTCAGTCATTGACTTTGCCGCGCAGGCTTTTTATCTGACCGCGGCGCGTTTTTTCCTTCAGCCGTTTTTCTTTTGATGTCTTGGTAGGCTTGGTCGGCTTGCGCCTGCGCTGAGTGGTCATCGTGCTCTGGATGAGGTTCCGCAGGCGTTTCAATGCTTCGTCCCGGTTGCGTTCCTGGGTGCGGTACTGCTGCGACTTGATGACCACAACCCCCTCCTGGGTGATGCGCTGGTCATTGAGGTTGAGCAGGCGCTCCTTGACGGAATCGGGCAGAGAAGATGCTCGAATATCGAAGCGCAGATGGATGGCGCTGGCTACCTTGTTGACGTTCTGCCCGCCTGATCCCTGGGAAGCCACGGCATGCAGCTCGATTTCGTTTTCCGGGATGGTGATTTGTCGGGATATTTTCAGCATGTGGTCCTTCTCTGGTTTTCTTCCACAGAGACAATCGTCAGATCGCCGGGATGCTCATATCTCAACGTTAGAGCGGCTGAAAGCCAGTGTCAATGTCAAATGTTCGGAGCGCTGCACGAGATTTTATAAGGTTTTTAGTTGAAGCATGGCGCGAGTATTTTGGCATGACGCAGGAGGAATTGGCTGCTAAAGCCGGTATGGCCAGCCGGCCATTGCTAAAATTTAGAGATCCGATGCCCGTCCGCGTTTTGCGACTTTGTGCAAGATTGCCAACGCCATGGCTCTTGATCCCGCAAGGCCCCCGAACAAGAACAAAAAGGGGATAGGGCGCTTTTATTTGAAAAGACAGCCTGTCCCCTTTTTTGTCCCCTTTTTCTGTCCCCCTTTTTCTGTCCCCTTTTTCTCGTGCTACGGCAGGGTATACCCCAACAATGGCCAGACGAAGCGAACGGTGGCCAGGAAGAGGATGATCGCCAGGGATTGGATCATCAGGCCGGGCAGCACCATCTCGCGCATCTTGAGATAGCCCGAGGCGAAGATGATGGCGTTGGCGGGAGTGCCCATCGGCAGGCAAAAGGCCAGCCCCGAGGGCAGCGCGATAACCAGCGTCATCAGGCGCGGGTCGAGCCCCATGCTCGCCTCCAGGCTGATGGCGATGGGCATGAGCATGGCGATGACGGCGGCGTTGCTGATGCACTCGGTAAGAAACAGGGAAAGCAGGGCGATCATCGCCAGGATCAGGAGTGGCGAACCGGTCAGCCCGGAAAGCCCGAGGTCCGCCAGATAGCCCGCAGCGCCGCTGCGGTCCAGGGAGGCGGCAAGGGTGATCGCCCCTCCGTACATGAGAATCACGCCCCAGTTGACATACTCCTCTATCTTCTTCCAGGTGACCACACGAAAAGCAAACAGCACCGCCACGGCGACAATGGCGATGTTGGCAAGACCCAGAGTGTGGCCGAGGAAAATCCAGCATCCGATGGTCGCGGTCATGACCACCGCGACGATCACCTCGCGATGATTCATGCGCCCCATATCCAGACGCCGCTGCTTGAGGTAGTGCTGACCTTTTTCCACCGAATCGATATCGATGGGAAACAGGCGTCGGAGCAGCAGGTAACCCATCAGCATAAGCGGAAAAACAATCGGCAGAGCTGCTGCAGTCCATTCCATGAACGTGAAATCTTTATCAGTAGCTTCACGCAGCATCCCCACTGCCAGCGGAGCCCGTGCTCCGCCCAGGAAGGTGGCAATCCCGCCGATGACGCATCCCCACGCGATACTCATGAACAGCAGCTTTGCATAGCTGCTTCGCCCGGGCTCAAGCCCAAGGCTGCGCACGATCTCGGCCACCATGGCGAACATCATGGCCGCCACTGCATGCTCGCTCATGGCGAAAGACAACAGGGCTGAGAACACGAAGACCGTCAGAGACAGCCTGCCTGGGGTTTTGCCGAATCGTGCCAGCATGGCGCGCGCCAGTCTCGCCGAGAGCCCAGAACTGCTCATGGCGGCGGCAAGGATAAAGGCGCTGAGGATGAAAAATACCGCCTCATTGCCAAAGAGAGCGTAGGTTTCGCGCCGTTCGAGAATGCCGAACAGCGGAACAGCGGCCATGGCGAGCAGAGAGGTTACGGCCAGGGGCAGCAGGCCGCTGACCCACAGAAATGTGCAGGCCGCAAACAGCACCAGGGCACGATGCCCTTGCGGAGAAAGCTCTTTGGGAGGCTCAAGACTGAAGAACAGAACCGCAAGGGCCGCAAGGATAAGAATGACCTGGTAGCGGCGGGTGCGATCGAAAAGAATGGCCCACATGGGGCGGCGATCGATCTTGAGCGGATTTTCGAATTGGGATGGATCCATCACAGACCTGCAGAATCAAAGGACTTTTCCACCTCCCGAACACGCAGCAGGCGTCGCAGATCGGAACCGGTGCGCAAGTGGGCATTCTGGGCACGGATAAGCAGGTTGCCGACCAGCGTTCGCGGCGACGGCAGAACCAGAGGGGTGGTGCGCTCGATCAGAGGACCCCAGGGACGCAGAGTCATGCCGGAGCCCTTCCAGCACCTGCTCAGATGAGTGAAAATATCCTGGAGCCGGTTGGTGTCTCTTGTCTGGCTGTTTACATCCAGTGCCACGAGAGGAACGATCTGCCCGGCAGCCAGAATCTTCATCGCCTCTATCACCTGCGAAGGGCTCAGGGTGGATAAATCCAGATCTGCACCGACCGCCCAGCGCGGGAAAATATGTCTTGCCTGCTCGAGGGCGGGGAACCATTTATCGGCAGATGCCGCTGCGTCGTCCAGAGGACTGTCGACTTTGACGCTAACCAGGTCGACGCCGTGCGCGTAGGCAAATTCCAGCAACTCGGGCGCAGGGGCAAAGTCCAGGCGCGCCAGAACAAAGCCACGCAGGTTTTTTTTGATCAACTCCAGCAGCGAAGAGGCCTGAATCAAGCCTTCGGACCGTTGAAAGTTGAAAACAAAGAGCTCGACCGGTTTCTGGCAGTCACTGTCGAAAATGGTTTCCAGTGTCGGCTGAGGGGCGAGCTCTGCTCCCACAAGGAAAAGAGCCTCTTCGCGGCGCAGCTCTGCTGGGGAGACAGCCAATGGCGCCTGGGTCAGTTGTACGGAAATTTTGTGAACATCGAGCGGCATTTTTTGCAACCCTGGTTGGAAGGCGCGGTCAGATTGAGTTTCAAGTCATAGATCAGCGCGCGTTGATCGGATACAATCAAAAAAATTCCCCTTAAACCCTATGTAGGATATAGGGAATCTGTGAGCTAATCAACGCAAAAAATAATTTTTATTCTTTTTTAAACTTCGGTTTTTTGGTGTGCTTTGAGTGGCTGCGAGGAGGGAGGCTCAGTCGGAAACAAAAAAGACAGGCCGATTCTTCAGAGAAAAACGACCTGTCTTTTTATCGAGAGAGCTTTGGTTGCAACTCCCAGGGAGGCTGTCGGGCTCCGCGGATTTCACGGATCGTCCGACAGCTCTCTGGGGTTAAGGTTGATTCAATTGTTGATCAGCAGCCCGTCTCTGACTTGAACCACCTGTTGAGCGCGGGCGGCGATTTCGGGGCTGTGGGTGACAATGACAACCGTTTTGCCGCCCTGGTGCAGCTTTTCGATGGTCGCCATTTCGACGTTATCCTGCGAGGTGGCGGCGACCGCTCTTTCCGAGCCGACCGAGAGGGCTTCTTTGAGCGCCGCCGCAACGGTGCCTTCATCAAGGGTTCCGCCGTTTTTGGAAGTAGAAAGGGCGCTCAGGACGTTTCCAGCCAGATCGCCTCCTTTCATCTCGGCACAGCCGGACAACACCAGCAGCAGGCAGCAGAAGGCGGACCAGTAAAGGGGGTGACGTGTCATATGGGAACTCCCTGAGGGGAAAATTGTATTTCCGGCTTTCGGAACGCTGGAAAGTATAGCAGAATACAGGCGGTCTGATGCAAAAAAGGGAGAACTGGGGAATTTTCCGTCAAACAAGAAAAGTGAATAGGTGATTGCTATGAATCTCGATTATGAACTGGTTGAGCAGTTGCGGCGGGTGCTGACCTCCGTCGAGCAGATCCTGCCGCGACCGGTGGCGCCCATCGACTGGCAGAACTGTTTTGCCGCCAACTGGCGCCGCCATTCTTTTGCCGGCTACCTCGAGCCCATGCAGGCCGTGGATGACATCGGTCTGGATGAGCTGCTCGGCATAGATGCGCAGAAAGAGGTGGTGGAGGACAATACGTTGCAGTTTCTGCGTGGATATCCCGCCAACAACACCCTGCTGTGGGGGTCGCGCGGAACCGGGAAGTCATCCCTGGTGAGGGCGCTTCTCAATCGTTATGCCGAAGAGGGGCTGCGCATCATCCAGGTGGATAAGGACGATCTGCCCAGCCTGCCCGACATCTTCAGTATCATCGGGGATCAGCCTTACCGTTTTATCGTCTTCTGCGATGATCTTTCGTTCGAGTCAGGGGAGAAAAGCTACAAGGTGCTGAAAAGCGCCCTGGATGGCTCTGTTTACGCTGCGCCGCCCAACACGCTGATCTACGTCACCTCCAACCGGCGCTACCTTGTGCCCGAATACGACACGGACAACCTCGGCTCCAAACTGGTCAACAACGAGGTTCATTTCGGCGAAGGGGTCGAGGAGAAGATCTCCCTGTCGGACCGGTTCGGTCTCTGGGTGGCGTTTCATGTCTTTACCCAGGAACAATACCTGGATGTGGTGCGCCAGTGCGTGGTAAACCTCGGACGCCGTCATGGCATCGAGCCGCCCTGGAGCCGGGAGCTGGAGCAGGCTGCAATCGCCTGGTCGCATGACAAGAGCAAGCGCTGCGGCCGCACTGCTTTTCAGTTTGCGCGCCGCTGGGTCGGGCAGTTGCTGCTGTCCGAAGAAAAATAGCTTCGGTGCTCAGTTGGTCTCTTCTTCCAGAAAAACCGGGAAGATTTTATTGAGAAAATAAAAAAGAACAAAGGGCGTTACCGCCACCAGCAGGGCCCCGGCAAGACCTTCGCGGAAAGTCTCCCAGGAATCGGGGATAATCGGCAGATGGTAGTGCATGAAGCCGGCAAAGGTCAGTGAAAACGCCTGCCCGCCGATGACGACGTTCCAGCGCATCATGAAGACCCCGAACAGCACTAGAGTGCAGGCCAGCGCCGCTCGTCGCACCGTCAGCCCTGGCAGCAAGAGCAGGACAAATGGAACGAAGTTGCCGATGCCGAACTGCAGAACGAAGATCTGCATGAAATCCCTGTCATAGATGACCGAGCGCAGAATATCCCAGGATTTCACCGCCGTGTAACCGCGGAAAATCATGTCGAGCAACTCAAGGGTGACCGCGAGAATCATGAAGATCAGCAGATAGCGCGAACTCATGCGAACTTCCTGGGCCTGCGCGCCTTTAAGTTGTTCGATGGATGGGATATCAGCAGATTTCGCGTTTCTTCTGCCGGCCAGAAACTTGCGGATTTCCATCGTCACGATGTAGCACAGGATGCATAAAGCGATGCCGGAAACCACCGCCGAGCAGATGAAGATGACGGGCATCAGCGGGGTCATCCACAGGGCGTTGGCTTTGACCGAGCCGAAGATGAAGCCCGCGTAGCCGTGGAGGAAGCAGGCCACCGGTATGCCGACGGCCGACAGAACGGTGACCGCCTTGTGGTCTTTCTCCAGTGCGGCGGGGCTGATATCCCATGCGCCGAGAGTCAACAGGGAGAAGAGCTTCATGCGCAGGTTCTCGCCGGAACTGCGCACCGGTTTGTTTTTGAGCGCCGTTGCCGTTTCGACAAAATGCTCGCGATAGACAAACCATAATTCCGACCCGACGATGCAGGCATAGGTGAGAAATACAACGCCGAACGCCGAAATGGCGGAGGTGAAATGGGGTGTCATCATTACGTGGCTGCCGCGCAGCGGCTGTGAGAGATGCAGCATGAGCGGCAGCATCGCCACCGGCAGCAGGGCAAAGGAGAACACCAGCGAAAAACGGGCGATATCCTTGAGCTGTTTGAAACCGAACACATGGTAGAGCGAAGAGAGCACGAAAGCGCCCGCTACCAGACCAGTCATGAAAGGGTACATGACAATCTGGATCGACCAGTAGATAAATTCGTTGGGCAGAACAAACAGTTCTTTTGCCGTCCAGAGTTCTCCATGAACTACCATCTCAGCGCACCTCCATGTTCAGCCCGATGTAATACACCTGCGGGTCAGTCCCGAAACCGTCCTTGAGCACCCCCACCCGCTGCGACATGACCGTCTTTGTGACCGGATCGTCGGGATCTTTCATGTTGCCGATCTTGCGCGCTCCGAAGGGGCAGGCTACGGCACAGGCCGTCGATTCTCCCTTGTGAATGCGGTGGTAGCAGAAGTTGCATTTCTCCGCAACATGATGCACCGGGTGGAAAAAACGCACCCCGTACGGGCAGCCCATCA
Protein-coding sequences here:
- the nrfD gene encoding NrfD/PsrC family molybdoenzyme membrane anchor subunit, translating into MVVHGELWTAKELFVLPNEFIYWSIQIVMYPFMTGLVAGAFVLSSLYHVFGFKQLKDIARFSLVFSFALLPVAMLPLMLHLSQPLRGSHVMMTPHFTSAISAFGVVFLTYACIVGSELWFVYREHFVETATALKNKPVRSSGENLRMKLFSLLTLGAWDISPAALEKDHKAVTVLSAVGIPVACFLHGYAGFIFGSVKANALWMTPLMPVIFICSAVVSGIALCILCYIVTMEIRKFLAGRRNAKSADIPSIEQLKGAQAQEVRMSSRYLLIFMILAVTLELLDMIFRGYTAVKSWDILRSVIYDRDFMQIFVLQFGIGNFVPFVLLLLPGLTVRRAALACTLVLFGVFMMRWNVVIGGQAFSLTFAGFMHYHLPIIPDSWETFREGLAGALLVAVTPFVLFYFLNKIFPVFLEEETN
- a CDS encoding SLC13 family permease, producing the protein MDPSQFENPLKIDRRPMWAILFDRTRRYQVILILAALAVLFFSLEPPKELSPQGHRALVLFAACTFLWVSGLLPLAVTSLLAMAAVPLFGILERRETYALFGNEAVFFILSAFILAAAMSSSGLSARLARAMLARFGKTPGRLSLTVFVFSALLSFAMSEHAVAAMMFAMVAEIVRSLGLEPGRSSYAKLLFMSIAWGCVIGGIATFLGGARAPLAVGMLREATDKDFTFMEWTAAALPIVFPLMLMGYLLLRRLFPIDIDSVEKGQHYLKQRRLDMGRMNHREVIVAVVMTATIGCWIFLGHTLGLANIAIVAVAVLFAFRVVTWKKIEEYVNWGVILMYGGAITLAASLDRSGAAGYLADLGLSGLTGSPLLILAMIALLSLFLTECISNAAVIAMLMPIAISLEASMGLDPRLMTLVIALPSGLAFCLPMGTPANAIIFASGYLKMREMVLPGLMIQSLAIILFLATVRFVWPLLGYTLP
- the arfB gene encoding alternative ribosome rescue aminoacyl-tRNA hydrolase ArfB codes for the protein MLKISRQITIPENEIELHAVASQGSGGQNVNKVASAIHLRFDIRASSLPDSVKERLLNLNDQRITQEGVVVIKSQQYRTQERNRDEALKRLRNLIQSTMTTQRRRKPTKPTKTSKEKRLKEKTRRGQIKSLRGKVND
- a CDS encoding ATP-binding protein yields the protein MNLDYELVEQLRRVLTSVEQILPRPVAPIDWQNCFAANWRRHSFAGYLEPMQAVDDIGLDELLGIDAQKEVVEDNTLQFLRGYPANNTLLWGSRGTGKSSLVRALLNRYAEEGLRIIQVDKDDLPSLPDIFSIIGDQPYRFIVFCDDLSFESGEKSYKVLKSALDGSVYAAPPNTLIYVTSNRRYLVPEYDTDNLGSKLVNNEVHFGEGVEEKISLSDRFGLWVAFHVFTQEQYLDVVRQCVVNLGRRHGIEPPWSRELEQAAIAWSHDKSKRCGRTAFQFARRWVGQLLLSEEK